The Chanos chanos chromosome 6, fChaCha1.1, whole genome shotgun sequence genome includes a region encoding these proteins:
- the ankk1 gene encoding ankyrin repeat and protein kinase domain-containing protein 1 translates to MTETNLSGMDSSNNGGLESFKHFKKDDFEAEWDKIAERSSGRVYKVKLKLLREKCVLKTFSTNSLDRIMIKEASQISKVKFKYLLTIYGVCSDPPSVVLEYMSKGSLENLLSSYVLMWPKKFQMIHEVTMGMNFLHSMTPPLLHLNLKPSNILLDDHLHVKISDFGLIKWEDSSSKNSFIEHLTSRGNMNYIPPEAFTQSPDPPTTKYDVYSFSIVMWEILTQKRAYSGLNKAEILIRVSSGKRPHLEKIPDDKPKECEDMIGIMRCCWEQVVSERPAFSDIVKETEVLSEVLKIPDVVRGCESKERPHKLAYTTLSTCLTKETIPKEDASSDDIHSLLSRKDFETFKRVLKKEHISIPCKDNNTLLHYTVASGDTGSVRKVLELGAEVNCQSVKGYTPLIIAVLHKFHEICNLLMEYEADPNLNDLDRWTPLHFAAQNGDDRAVRLLLDNKAEAYVKERDGWTPLHLAAQNGHENVVRILLPRVTGINEQEAQSGRTPLHVACMYGHLNIAKLLLMQGADPNKKDASKATALHLVAEEGHFRVARLLLTKGADVNIVDNRNYSALHFAALRGHSGICRQLLSKGGNPDEKTFQGWTPMHLAALKGHPETVLVLEEHKGSVNSQGENGWTPLHLACHYRQEEVVSVLLTAGADPNLAENNGWTPLHLACSNGSFPNVLQLISHKADVNSQNCSQSTPLHLAAQNGNIPIIKALLLNNARRGIVDSKGCTAFTLAKQCHNKEAVPLLEEDEIMC, encoded by the exons ATGACAGAAACAAATTTGTCTGGCATGGATTCTTCTAACAATGGTGGTTTGGAATCATTcaagcattttaaaaaagacGATTTTGAAGCAGAATGGGATAAAATTGCTGAGCGCAGTTCTGGGCGAGTCTACAAGGTGAAACTCAAACTGTTGCGGGAGAAGTGTGTCCTTAAAACTTTTTCTACCAACAGTCTTGACAG gataaTGATAAAGGAGGCATCCCAAATttcaaaagtgaaattcaaatACCTGTTAACCATTTATGGGGTGTGCAGTGATCCTCCATCAGTGGTTTTGGAATATATGAGCAAAGGCTCCTTGGAGAATCTCCTCTCCAGCTATGTCTTGATGTGGCCTAAGAAATTTCAAATGATTCATGAGGTGACCATGGGCATGAATTTTCTGCACAGTATGACACCTCCGCTCCTTCATTTGAACCTAAAGCCGTCAAACATCCTACTCGACGATCACTTGCATGTTAAG ATTTCAGATTTTGGGCTAATTAAGTGGGAAGATTCCTCCAGTAAGAATTCATTCATTGAACATTTGACCTCAAGAGGAAACATGAACTACATCCCTCCAGAAGCCTTCACACAGAGCCCTGATCCTCCTACCACTAAGTATGATGTTTACAG TTTTTCCATAGTGATGTGGGAGATCCTGACACAAAAGAGAGCATATTCAG GACTGAATAAGGCAGAAATACTAATAAGGGTGTCTTCTGGAAAAAGGCCACATCTGGAGAAGATTCCTGATGACAAACCTAAAGAATGTGAGGACATGATTGGAATAATGCGGTGTTGCTGGGAGCAGGTTGTTAGTGAAAGACCTGCTTTCTCAG ACATTGTGAAGGAGACTGAAGTCCTCAGTGAAGTCCTAAAGATTCCCGATGTGGTCCGGGGATGTGAGAGTAAAGAGAGGCCTCATAAACTTGCTTACACAACACTGTCCACCTGCTTAACAAAA gaaaCCATACCAAAAGAAGATGCTTCCTCTG ACGACATCCACTCTCTTCTGTCAAGGAAGGACTTTGAGACATTCAAGAGAGTCTTAAAGAAAGAACATATCTCAATACCCTGTAAAGATAACAATACTCTCCTTCACTACACTGTGGCAAGTGGGGACACTGGAAGTGTTCGAAAGGTTTTGGAGCTTGGTGCGGAGGTGAATTGTCAAAGTGTCAAGGGTTACACACCTCTTATAATTGCTGTGCTCCACAAGTTCCACGAGATCTGCAATTTGCTTATGGAATACGAGGCTGATCCAAACCTCAACGATCTGGATCGGTGGACTCCTCTGCATTTTGCTGCCCAAAACGGTGACGACAGAGCTGTCCGTCTTCTGTTGGACAACAAAGCCGAAGCATATGTCAAGGAGAGGGATGGCTGGACACCCCTTCATCTGGCAGCTCAGAACGGGCACGAGAATGTAGTGCGTATCTTGCTGCCTCGTGTCACGGGCATCAATGAGCAGGAGGCGCAGTCTGGAAGGACGCCGCTTCACGTAGCTTGTATGTATGGGCACCTTAACATTGCTAAGCTTCTTCTCATGCAAGGAGCTGACCCCAATAAGAAAGACGCCTCCAAAGCGACTGCATTACATTTGGTGGCTGAAGAAGGACACTTCAGGGTGGCTCGTTTGCTGCTTACGAAAGGTGCAGATGTCAACATTGTGGACAACCGTAACTATAGCGCTCTACACTTTGCTGCTCTGAGGGGACACAGTGGCATCTGTAGGCAGCTTTTGAGCAAAGGAGGGAACCCTGATGAAAAGACCTTCCAGGGCTGGACGCCCATGCATTTGGCCGCACTGAAAGGGCACCCTGAGACTGTACTGGTCTTGGAGGAGCACAAAGGTTCGGTGAACTCCCAGGGGGAAAACGGTTGGACGCCTCTTCATTTGGCATGTCACTATAggcaggaggaggtggtgtcAGTGCTCCTCACAGCTGGGGCTGACCCCAATCTGGCTGAGAACAACGGTTGGACTCCGCTCCACCTGGCCTGTAGCAACGGCAGTTTCCCCAACGTCCTCCAGCTTATCTCCCACAAGGCTGACGTCAATTCTCAGAACTGCAGCCAGTCGACTCCACTGCACCTAGCTGCCCAGAATGGGAACATTCCCATTATCAAAGCTCTGCTCCTTAATAATGCACGCAGGGGCATAGTTGACTCCAAAGGGTGCACTGCTTTCACTCTTGCTAAGCAGTGTCATAACAAAGAGGCAGTTCCTCTTCTGGAAGAAGACGAGATCATGTGCTGA
- the drd2a gene encoding dopamine receptor D2a isoform X1 produces MDVLTEYAYNESFFEHGIQSFNETERGERYQYNYYAMLLTLLIFVIVFGNVLVCMAVSREKALQTTTNYLIVSLAVADLLVATLVMPWVVYLEVVGEWRFSTIHCDIFVTLDVMMCTASILNLCAISIDRYTAVAMPMLYNTRYSSKRRVTVMISVVWILSFAISCPLLFGLNNTATRDDALCIIANPAFVVYSSIVSFYVPFIITLLVYVQIYVVLRKRRKRVNTKRTCPGTDADVGASLKKCTHPDDVRLCTVIVKSNGNFAVNNKNVEVVNHGEDIELDDITSTDTPKERKPEHTVGHQQHSQPVNTKTTEMSVASSLPEASFNTRKNGSTKNVPKVAKAFEIQASPNGKTQTSVRTCNKRKISHQKEKKATQMLAIVLGVFIVCWLPFFITHIVNTYCHVPAELYTAFTWLGYVNSAVNPIIYTTFNIEFRKAFIKILHC; encoded by the exons ATGGATGTCCTTACAGAGTATGCCTATAACGAGAGCTTCTTTGAACATGGAATCCAGAGCTTCAATGAGACGGAACGAGGGGAGAGATACCAGTACAATTACTATGCCATGCTTTTGACCCTTCTCATCTTCGTCATCGTCTTCGGCAACGTGCTGGTATGCATGGCTGTTTCAAGAGAGAAAGCACTGCAGACCACAACCAACTACCTGATTGTGAGCTTGGCCGTTGCTGACCTGCTGGTGGCTACCTTGGTGATGCCATGGGTGGTCTATCTTGAG GTGGTTGGAGAGTGGCGCTTTAGCACGATCCACTGCGACATCTTCGTAACTCTTGATGTTATGATGTGCACTGCAAGTATTCTCAATCTCTGTGCCATTAGCATTGACAG GTACACTGCTGTTGCCATGCCGATGTTATATAACACACGGTACAGCTCTAAGAGGCGAGTCACGGTCATGATTTCTGTGGTTTGGATTCTGTCCTTTGCAATATCATGTCCTCTGTTGTTTGGATTGAACAACACAG CGACCCGCGATGACGCTCTCTGCATCATCGCCAACCCTGCTTTCGTGGTGTACTCCTCTATCGTGTCCTTCTACGTTCCTTTCATCATCACACTGTTGGTGTATGTGCAGATCTACGTAGTGCTTCGGAAGAGACGGAAACGCGTTAACACTAAGCGTACCTGTCCAGGCACAGACGCAGACGTGGGTGCCAGTCTAAAG AAATGCACTCACCCCGACGATGTGAGGCTGTGCACTGTGATTGTTAAATCTAACGGGAATTTTGCTGTTAACAACAAAAATGTG GAGGTTGTAAACCATGGGGAAGACATAGAGCTGGATGATATTACCAGTACAGACACTCCAAAGGAAAGGAAGCCTGAGCACACGGTTGGCCACCAGCAGCACAGTCAGCCAGTTAACAccaaaaccacagaaatgtcGGTGGCATCTTCGCTGCCAGAAGCCTCATTCAACACAAGAAAAAATGGAAGCACAAAAAATGTCCCCAAAGTGGCCAAAGCTTTTGAAATTCAGGCTTCACCCAATGGCAAGACACAGACATCTGTCAGAACCTGCAACAAGCGCAAAATTTCCcaccagaaagaaaagaaagcaactCAGATGTTGGCTATTGTCCTTG GAGTGTTCATCGTATGCTGGCTCCcatttttcatcacacacatagtGAACACTTACTGTCATGTCCCAGCGGAGTTGTACACTGCATTCACGTGGTTGGGCTACGTAAACAGTGCCGTCAATCCTATCATATACACCACTTTCAACATTGAATTCCGCAAGGCTTTCATTAAGATACTGCACTGTTAA
- the drd2a gene encoding dopamine receptor D2a isoform X2, translated as MDVLTEYAYNESFFEHGIQSFNETERGERYQYNYYAMLLTLLIFVIVFGNVLVCMAVSREKALQTTTNYLIVSLAVADLLVATLVMPWVVYLEVVGEWRFSTIHCDIFVTLDVMMCTASILNLCAISIDRYTAVAMPMLYNTRYSSKRRVTVMISVVWILSFAISCPLLFGLNNTATRDDALCIIANPAFVVYSSIVSFYVPFIITLLVYVQIYVVLRKRRKRVNTKRTCPGTDADVGASLKEVVNHGEDIELDDITSTDTPKERKPEHTVGHQQHSQPVNTKTTEMSVASSLPEASFNTRKNGSTKNVPKVAKAFEIQASPNGKTQTSVRTCNKRKISHQKEKKATQMLAIVLGVFIVCWLPFFITHIVNTYCHVPAELYTAFTWLGYVNSAVNPIIYTTFNIEFRKAFIKILHC; from the exons ATGGATGTCCTTACAGAGTATGCCTATAACGAGAGCTTCTTTGAACATGGAATCCAGAGCTTCAATGAGACGGAACGAGGGGAGAGATACCAGTACAATTACTATGCCATGCTTTTGACCCTTCTCATCTTCGTCATCGTCTTCGGCAACGTGCTGGTATGCATGGCTGTTTCAAGAGAGAAAGCACTGCAGACCACAACCAACTACCTGATTGTGAGCTTGGCCGTTGCTGACCTGCTGGTGGCTACCTTGGTGATGCCATGGGTGGTCTATCTTGAG GTGGTTGGAGAGTGGCGCTTTAGCACGATCCACTGCGACATCTTCGTAACTCTTGATGTTATGATGTGCACTGCAAGTATTCTCAATCTCTGTGCCATTAGCATTGACAG GTACACTGCTGTTGCCATGCCGATGTTATATAACACACGGTACAGCTCTAAGAGGCGAGTCACGGTCATGATTTCTGTGGTTTGGATTCTGTCCTTTGCAATATCATGTCCTCTGTTGTTTGGATTGAACAACACAG CGACCCGCGATGACGCTCTCTGCATCATCGCCAACCCTGCTTTCGTGGTGTACTCCTCTATCGTGTCCTTCTACGTTCCTTTCATCATCACACTGTTGGTGTATGTGCAGATCTACGTAGTGCTTCGGAAGAGACGGAAACGCGTTAACACTAAGCGTACCTGTCCAGGCACAGACGCAGACGTGGGTGCCAGTCTAAAG GAGGTTGTAAACCATGGGGAAGACATAGAGCTGGATGATATTACCAGTACAGACACTCCAAAGGAAAGGAAGCCTGAGCACACGGTTGGCCACCAGCAGCACAGTCAGCCAGTTAACAccaaaaccacagaaatgtcGGTGGCATCTTCGCTGCCAGAAGCCTCATTCAACACAAGAAAAAATGGAAGCACAAAAAATGTCCCCAAAGTGGCCAAAGCTTTTGAAATTCAGGCTTCACCCAATGGCAAGACACAGACATCTGTCAGAACCTGCAACAAGCGCAAAATTTCCcaccagaaagaaaagaaagcaactCAGATGTTGGCTATTGTCCTTG GAGTGTTCATCGTATGCTGGCTCCcatttttcatcacacacatagtGAACACTTACTGTCATGTCCCAGCGGAGTTGTACACTGCATTCACGTGGTTGGGCTACGTAAACAGTGCCGTCAATCCTATCATATACACCACTTTCAACATTGAATTCCGCAAGGCTTTCATTAAGATACTGCACTGTTAA